The Theropithecus gelada isolate Dixy chromosome 11, Tgel_1.0, whole genome shotgun sequence genome includes a region encoding these proteins:
- the MCRS1 gene encoding microspherule protein 1 isoform X2 has protein sequence MTRGTGGTAQRGRSGPDSQGLLDSSLMASGTASRSEDEESLAGQKRASSQALGTIPKRRSSSRFIKRKKFDDELVESSLAKSSTRAKGASGVEPGRCSGSEPSSSEKKKVSKAPSTPVPPSPAPAPGLTKRVKKSKQPLQVTKDLGRWKPADDLLLINAVLQTNDLTSVHLGVKFSCRFTLREVQERWYALLYDPVISKLACQAMRQLHPEAIAAIQSKALFSKAEEQLLSKVGSTSQPTLETFQDLLHRHPDAFYLARTAKALQAHWQLMKQYYLLEDQTVQPLPKGDQVLNFSDAEDLIDDSKLKDMRDEVLEHELMVADRRQKREIRQLEQELHKWQVLVDSITGMSSPDFDNQTLAVLRGRMVRYLMRSREITLGRATKDNQIDVDLSLEGPAWKISRKQGVIKLKNNGDFFIANEGRRPIYIDGRPVLCGSKWRLSNNSVVEIASLRFVFLINQDLIALIRAEAAKITPQ, from the exons ATGACACGTGGCACCGGGGGAACTGCCCAGCGTGGAAGGTCTGGGCCAG ATTCTCAGGGGCTGCTAGATTCATCCCTGATGGCATCAGGCACTGCCAGCCGCTCAGAGGATGAGGAGTCACTGGCAGGGCAGAAGCGAGCCTCCTCCCAGGCCTTGGGCACCATCCCTAAACGGAGAAGCTCTTCCAG GTTCATCAAGAGGAAGAAGTTTGATGATGAGCTGgtggagagcagcctggcaaaGTCTTCTACCCGGGCGAAGGGGGCCAGTGGGGTGGAACCAGGGCGCTGTTCAGGGAGTGAACCCTCCTCCAGTGAGAAGAAGAAG GTATCCAAAGCCCCCAGCACTCCTGTgccacccagcccagccccagcccctggacTCACCAAGCGTGTGAAGAAGAGTAAACAGCCACTTCAGGTGACCAAGGATCTGGGCCGCTGGAAGCCTGCAGATGACCTCCTGCTCATAAATGCTGTGTTGCAG ACCAACGACCTGACCTCCGTCCACCTGGGCGTGAAGTTCAGCTGCCGCTTCACCCTTCGGGAAGTCCAGGAGCGCTGGTACGCCCTGCTCTATGATCCTGTCATCTCCAA GTTGGCCTGTCAGGCCATGAGGCAGCTGCACCCAGAGGCTATTGCAGccatccagagcaaggccctgtttAGCAAGGCTGAGGAGCAGCTGTTGAGCAAAGTGGGATCG ACCAGCCAGCCCACATTAGAGACCTTCCAGGACCTGCTGCATAGACACCCCGATGCCTTCTACCTGGCCCGTACCGCGAAGGCCCTGCAGGCCCACTGGCAGCTCATGAAGCAGTATTACCTGCTGGAGGACCAGACAG TGCAGCCGCTGCCCAAAGGGGACCAAGTGCTGAACTTCTCTGATGCGGAGGACCTGATTGATGACAGTAAGCTCAA GGACATGCGAGATGAGGTCCTGGAACATG AGCTGATGGTGGCTGACCGGCGCCAGAAGCGAGAGATTCGGCAGCTGGAACAGGAACTGCATAAGTGGCAGGTGCTAGTGGACAGCATCACAG GCATGAGTTCTCCGGACTTCGACAACCAGACACTGGCAGTGCTGCGGGGCCGCATGGTGCGGTATCTGATGCGCTCACGCGAG ATCACCCTGGGCAGAGCAACCAAGGATAACCAGATTGATGTGGACCTGTCTCTGGAGGGTCCAGCCTGGAAGATCTCCCGGAAACAAG GTGTCATCAAGCTGAAGAACAACGGTGATTTCTTCATTGCCAATGAGGGTCGGCGGCCCATCTACATCGATGGACGGCCAGTGCTGTGTGGCTCCAAATGGCGCCTCAGCAACAACTCTGTGGTGGAG ATTGCCAGCCTGCGATTCGTCTTCCTCATCAACCAGGACCTCATTGCCCTCATCCGGGCCGAGGctgccaagatcacaccacagtgA
- the MCRS1 gene encoding microspherule protein 1 isoform X4 — MRQLHPEAIAAIQSKALFSKAEEQLLSKVGSTSQPTLETFQDLLHRHPDAFYLARTAKALQAHWQLMKQYYLLEDQTVQPLPKGDQVLNFSDAEDLIDDSKLKDMRDEVLEHELMVADRRQKREIRQLEQELHKWQVLVDSITGMSSPDFDNQTLAVLRGRMVRYLMRSREITLGRATKDNQIDVDLSLEGPAWKISRKQGVIKLKNNGDFFIANEGRRPIYIDGRPVLCGSKWRLSNNSVVEIASLRFVFLINQDLIALIRAEAAKITPQ, encoded by the exons ATGAGGCAGCTGCACCCAGAGGCTATTGCAGccatccagagcaaggccctgtttAGCAAGGCTGAGGAGCAGCTGTTGAGCAAAGTGGGATCG ACCAGCCAGCCCACATTAGAGACCTTCCAGGACCTGCTGCATAGACACCCCGATGCCTTCTACCTGGCCCGTACCGCGAAGGCCCTGCAGGCCCACTGGCAGCTCATGAAGCAGTATTACCTGCTGGAGGACCAGACAG TGCAGCCGCTGCCCAAAGGGGACCAAGTGCTGAACTTCTCTGATGCGGAGGACCTGATTGATGACAGTAAGCTCAA GGACATGCGAGATGAGGTCCTGGAACATG AGCTGATGGTGGCTGACCGGCGCCAGAAGCGAGAGATTCGGCAGCTGGAACAGGAACTGCATAAGTGGCAGGTGCTAGTGGACAGCATCACAG GCATGAGTTCTCCGGACTTCGACAACCAGACACTGGCAGTGCTGCGGGGCCGCATGGTGCGGTATCTGATGCGCTCACGCGAG ATCACCCTGGGCAGAGCAACCAAGGATAACCAGATTGATGTGGACCTGTCTCTGGAGGGTCCAGCCTGGAAGATCTCCCGGAAACAAG GTGTCATCAAGCTGAAGAACAACGGTGATTTCTTCATTGCCAATGAGGGTCGGCGGCCCATCTACATCGATGGACGGCCAGTGCTGTGTGGCTCCAAATGGCGCCTCAGCAACAACTCTGTGGTGGAG ATTGCCAGCCTGCGATTCGTCTTCCTCATCAACCAGGACCTCATTGCCCTCATCCGGGCCGAGGctgccaagatcacaccacagtgA
- the MCRS1 gene encoding microspherule protein 1 isoform X1: MDKDSQGLLDSSLMASGTASRSEDEESLAGQKRASSQALGTIPKRRSSSRFIKRKKFDDELVESSLAKSSTRAKGASGVEPGRCSGSEPSSSEKKKVSKAPSTPVPPSPAPAPGLTKRVKKSKQPLQVTKDLGRWKPADDLLLINAVLQTNDLTSVHLGVKFSCRFTLREVQERWYALLYDPVISKLACQAMRQLHPEAIAAIQSKALFSKAEEQLLSKVGSTSQPTLETFQDLLHRHPDAFYLARTAKALQAHWQLMKQYYLLEDQTVQPLPKGDQVLNFSDAEDLIDDSKLKDMRDEVLEHELMVADRRQKREIRQLEQELHKWQVLVDSITGMSSPDFDNQTLAVLRGRMVRYLMRSREITLGRATKDNQIDVDLSLEGPAWKISRKQGVIKLKNNGDFFIANEGRRPIYIDGRPVLCGSKWRLSNNSVVEVSWGGGRKARMRPRHGEPVHKPDPTSVSHPDCQPAIRLPHQPGPHCPHPGRGCQDHTTVRSGGRTRGPSLACFACHSSPLELGTQAPGKTCPDWAVGGSAAGR; encoded by the exons ATGGACAAAG ATTCTCAGGGGCTGCTAGATTCATCCCTGATGGCATCAGGCACTGCCAGCCGCTCAGAGGATGAGGAGTCACTGGCAGGGCAGAAGCGAGCCTCCTCCCAGGCCTTGGGCACCATCCCTAAACGGAGAAGCTCTTCCAG GTTCATCAAGAGGAAGAAGTTTGATGATGAGCTGgtggagagcagcctggcaaaGTCTTCTACCCGGGCGAAGGGGGCCAGTGGGGTGGAACCAGGGCGCTGTTCAGGGAGTGAACCCTCCTCCAGTGAGAAGAAGAAG GTATCCAAAGCCCCCAGCACTCCTGTgccacccagcccagccccagcccctggacTCACCAAGCGTGTGAAGAAGAGTAAACAGCCACTTCAGGTGACCAAGGATCTGGGCCGCTGGAAGCCTGCAGATGACCTCCTGCTCATAAATGCTGTGTTGCAG ACCAACGACCTGACCTCCGTCCACCTGGGCGTGAAGTTCAGCTGCCGCTTCACCCTTCGGGAAGTCCAGGAGCGCTGGTACGCCCTGCTCTATGATCCTGTCATCTCCAA GTTGGCCTGTCAGGCCATGAGGCAGCTGCACCCAGAGGCTATTGCAGccatccagagcaaggccctgtttAGCAAGGCTGAGGAGCAGCTGTTGAGCAAAGTGGGATCG ACCAGCCAGCCCACATTAGAGACCTTCCAGGACCTGCTGCATAGACACCCCGATGCCTTCTACCTGGCCCGTACCGCGAAGGCCCTGCAGGCCCACTGGCAGCTCATGAAGCAGTATTACCTGCTGGAGGACCAGACAG TGCAGCCGCTGCCCAAAGGGGACCAAGTGCTGAACTTCTCTGATGCGGAGGACCTGATTGATGACAGTAAGCTCAA GGACATGCGAGATGAGGTCCTGGAACATG AGCTGATGGTGGCTGACCGGCGCCAGAAGCGAGAGATTCGGCAGCTGGAACAGGAACTGCATAAGTGGCAGGTGCTAGTGGACAGCATCACAG GCATGAGTTCTCCGGACTTCGACAACCAGACACTGGCAGTGCTGCGGGGCCGCATGGTGCGGTATCTGATGCGCTCACGCGAG ATCACCCTGGGCAGAGCAACCAAGGATAACCAGATTGATGTGGACCTGTCTCTGGAGGGTCCAGCCTGGAAGATCTCCCGGAAACAAG GTGTCATCAAGCTGAAGAACAACGGTGATTTCTTCATTGCCAATGAGGGTCGGCGGCCCATCTACATCGATGGACGGCCAGTGCTGTGTGGCTCCAAATGGCGCCTCAGCAACAACTCTGTGGTGGAGGTgagctggggaggaggcaggaaggccaGGATGAGACCTAGGCATGGTGAGCCAGTACATAAGCCTGaccccacctctgtctcccacccAGATTGCCAGCCTGCGATTCGTCTTCCTCATCAACCAGGACCTCATTGCCCTCATCCGGGCCGAGGctgccaagatcacaccacagtgAGGAGTGGTGGCAGGACTCGTGGGCCCTCTCTGGCCTGTTTCGCCTGCCACTCCAGCCCCCTTGAGCTGGGAACTCAAGCTCCTGGAAAAACCTGCCCAGATTGGGCAGTGGGAGGCTCAGCTGCGGGCCGTTAA
- the MCRS1 gene encoding microspherule protein 1 isoform X3, translated as MDKDSQGLLDSSLMASGTASRSEDEESLAGQKRASSQALGTIPKRRSSSRFIKRKKFDDELVESSLAKSSTRAKGASGVEPGRCSGSEPSSSEKKKVSKAPSTPVPPSPAPAPGLTKRVKKSKQPLQVTKDLGRWKPADDLLLINAVLQTNDLTSVHLGVKFSCRFTLREVQERWYALLYDPVISKLACQAMRQLHPEAIAAIQSKALFSKAEEQLLSKVGSTSQPTLETFQDLLHRHPDAFYLARTAKALQAHWQLMKQYYLLEDQTVQPLPKGDQVLNFSDAEDLIDDSKLKDMRDEVLEHELMVADRRQKREIRQLEQELHKWQVLVDSITGMSSPDFDNQTLAVLRGRMVRYLMRSREITLGRATKDNQIDVDLSLEGPAWKISRKQGVIKLKNNGDFFIANEGRRPIYIDGRPVLCGSKWRLSNNSVVEIASLRFVFLINQDLIALIRAEAAKITPQ; from the exons ATGGACAAAG ATTCTCAGGGGCTGCTAGATTCATCCCTGATGGCATCAGGCACTGCCAGCCGCTCAGAGGATGAGGAGTCACTGGCAGGGCAGAAGCGAGCCTCCTCCCAGGCCTTGGGCACCATCCCTAAACGGAGAAGCTCTTCCAG GTTCATCAAGAGGAAGAAGTTTGATGATGAGCTGgtggagagcagcctggcaaaGTCTTCTACCCGGGCGAAGGGGGCCAGTGGGGTGGAACCAGGGCGCTGTTCAGGGAGTGAACCCTCCTCCAGTGAGAAGAAGAAG GTATCCAAAGCCCCCAGCACTCCTGTgccacccagcccagccccagcccctggacTCACCAAGCGTGTGAAGAAGAGTAAACAGCCACTTCAGGTGACCAAGGATCTGGGCCGCTGGAAGCCTGCAGATGACCTCCTGCTCATAAATGCTGTGTTGCAG ACCAACGACCTGACCTCCGTCCACCTGGGCGTGAAGTTCAGCTGCCGCTTCACCCTTCGGGAAGTCCAGGAGCGCTGGTACGCCCTGCTCTATGATCCTGTCATCTCCAA GTTGGCCTGTCAGGCCATGAGGCAGCTGCACCCAGAGGCTATTGCAGccatccagagcaaggccctgtttAGCAAGGCTGAGGAGCAGCTGTTGAGCAAAGTGGGATCG ACCAGCCAGCCCACATTAGAGACCTTCCAGGACCTGCTGCATAGACACCCCGATGCCTTCTACCTGGCCCGTACCGCGAAGGCCCTGCAGGCCCACTGGCAGCTCATGAAGCAGTATTACCTGCTGGAGGACCAGACAG TGCAGCCGCTGCCCAAAGGGGACCAAGTGCTGAACTTCTCTGATGCGGAGGACCTGATTGATGACAGTAAGCTCAA GGACATGCGAGATGAGGTCCTGGAACATG AGCTGATGGTGGCTGACCGGCGCCAGAAGCGAGAGATTCGGCAGCTGGAACAGGAACTGCATAAGTGGCAGGTGCTAGTGGACAGCATCACAG GCATGAGTTCTCCGGACTTCGACAACCAGACACTGGCAGTGCTGCGGGGCCGCATGGTGCGGTATCTGATGCGCTCACGCGAG ATCACCCTGGGCAGAGCAACCAAGGATAACCAGATTGATGTGGACCTGTCTCTGGAGGGTCCAGCCTGGAAGATCTCCCGGAAACAAG GTGTCATCAAGCTGAAGAACAACGGTGATTTCTTCATTGCCAATGAGGGTCGGCGGCCCATCTACATCGATGGACGGCCAGTGCTGTGTGGCTCCAAATGGCGCCTCAGCAACAACTCTGTGGTGGAG ATTGCCAGCCTGCGATTCGTCTTCCTCATCAACCAGGACCTCATTGCCCTCATCCGGGCCGAGGctgccaagatcacaccacagtgA